The genomic region CGCCgctcattcttttaatatttcagggTTTTGTGTAAGATTCAAaatggatagcattggagtttgAGGATTTAGGTTtagagtagattgacttttggacttccgttaactgcgcttttgtaatagtctcCTTTATAATAGAATTATCTAAATAAGAatctatttttattttagtttcgatttagaattaatagtccggaagtgcgggccaTTACAGTTAGCCTACCCTAACTTTCAAATGCTGAAGGAAAATGAGTTGAATATGACAATTTTAATAATTTGCCAAACAACCAACATAATTGTATAATGAGCTTTGTACTCAAATATGACCAAAATATGGTAACCCAAACATGCACAATATTAGACGAAAAGTCAATCCGTTAAAATTTTCTTAAGTTTCCTATTAAAAATGGAGAGAATGTGTTCCTATTAAAATTTTAGGAATGTTCCTattaaaaatgaataataataagtTTTGCTGTTATTTAATTGCCAAACACAATtttcaaatatttataaaataaaaaagagATTCCAAGCAATATGCAAGCAAACGGTGACGGATACTAAAATTCTAACCGAATATATGCAAGGAAACTTAGGTGCTAATAATTGAAGAAATGTAGAACATGGCACTTGAACATAACAAAGCAGTACAGTCATAAAGTTGTTCATCTGAAATGTAGAACATGGCACTTGAACAGAACAGAGCAGTACGACTTACCTCGTCACACTTAACATTATCGTTGGTTTAACGGGAGAGCTTTACCCCGATTTCCTCTGTCAGTGATGTAGAAAGACTCGCGTAATTTAAAAAGACTCAACTACTCGATCAAATTATGAATGAAAGTTTTTCCTGTCAGGTAAACTAGTACTTACTTAAGTTCGAGGTGagtttaaatataaataaattactGGTAAATAGTTTAAATTGACAGTGTTCCATCTCGCAAGTGTGTGTATTGTAGTAACGAAACATGGTCTTCAGCAAACGCTGTAAACACACAAATCAGAACAAtgataaattattataaaaaactGGAATATGATTTCAATTGTCAGACATGATGATTTTTGCAACTTTCAATTGTCGTAGCTTCCCTTCGACAAAAGCAAAATATTTCAGAAAGTTTACAGCACGGGTATAATCTTAATATGGGATCAATTCATCCCATATTTTAGTAGTAGTCttcattatctaataactctCGAGGTATACGAGAATCAAACGCAAAACAATATTGGATAACTTCAATTTAGTCTGTACCTgagatatttatttatttgaactAAAGAAAATAACATCAAGGCCAAATAGAATTTTCCAAAACAAATCAAGCATATCAATATGTCTTGTTCAAAGACAAAGTATGAGAATGGAGACGAGCATGCAATATTATTTTTTGGCATGATTTGGCATGATTCAGGATAGCGTTTCATGAATTAAAATTTATACAATAAAAAACTTCTTTGCCAACATAATAAGAAAACACAATGCATTGGAAATCTGAAATAaactaaaattacaaaaaaaataatagTATATGATTCAATTAAATAGCAAAATTATGTATATTAGAAAGATAAACTTCTTTTTGTCTCTTCAATGTTGTCTCATGCCTCCTCCTTCATGTATTCGACTTCCTCTGTTTTTGCCTGCGGAGTAGTTACCATCGAAGCCACGAACATGCCTCCTAGAATATTTTCTAAAAGAAACAACCAACTTCTCGTCATTCTTATCCAATCGCCTAGAAATACCAGGTTTGAAAACTGTATTTTTTTCCAGTGTCGCATTTTCAACTTGTTCACCCTCTGGTTTGAGTTTCTCGGGCTCTTCATGATCCAGTGTCTCTCGATTAAAGACACATCCTTCTTTTGCCTCGCTTCAAAAATATCGAGACAATAAttctaattttcataatttaccCTAATAGTATCTTCAGTAGTAACAAATGTAAATTCTTTCAAGATTTTTTCCATGGCTTATCTCGAATTTAAAAGATTCATGATAAATTTAATATTATGTGGTTGTATTTTCAACAATGTGCCTTTCGGAAGAGTAGCGCACTCAAAATTAACAAGTTGGCCTTTTTGTAACAATAAATTATTCATCATCCAGTTAGGAAGATACACATTACCGTCCTCTGCAGTATACTCTAGAACTCCACAATGCAAATATTTATGCACCAAGGGGTTTATGATCTTAAAAGCATTGGGGTATTCAAAATTTCTCATGGATATGACTACGTCAAGAACAGCTTAAGGCAATATAATTTTGTTACCATCTTCACAATCACACTTGTTCATATGCGAGAATGGATAACATCGATAGTTTAAAATAGGCTTTGATTCATCACCTGCATTGCTGAAAAGAGATTTTGATTTGTCACTGGCATTGTTGAAAAGAGGCTTTGATTTATCATCGTATTTTTTCTACGATCATGCACGTCGTAGCTGAACCTAGGCTTCGATGATTGATCGAGAGCTTTTTTTGATGATCATGCTTGTCAAAATCGAGATTGTCTACCCATCAAATAAATTGAGAAAGATGTACTCGTACATCCATGTACATTATCTTAATAGGCTTAATAATTTTGTTCAAGTCGGAGAACGGAAGACAATGAGGGGTACAGTTAGGTTTTGATTTAGTGCTAGGTTTTGATGTATAACAAGATTTTGATGAAGGAACATGCATAGACCTTGATTTGGATGTATAACAAGCTTTTGATAAAGGAAAATGCAGAGATCTTGATTTGGAATAACAAGCTTTCGCTGACGGAACATCTAGAGACCTTGATTTTGTAGCCATTGGTTAAAATTGAAGAAGTATGTCTGAGAAGTTGGATGAAATTGAAGAAGTATGTCTGAGGAGTCTATTTATTTATAAGAAAAGAGTTCCAGGAAACAATTTTGTATTAGGATTTCAATTTTATAGTAATTGATCAAGCAACTATAAAAAAACTTAAACATAATTGATTTGATTCTTATATCCAATATTACCGAATTAGAATTAAAAGATAGTTATTGAATTTTGTTTTTAAAGTCTTTCATGATTAGGATTAAGCTGAATGGGCCTTAGAGAATATCATCTGTAGACGTCATTCTGTGAACGTTCCTTCATGGAGCAGAGATGCTAAATCTAGAAAAGAAAGCTGAATGGGCCTTAGAGTATATTACTTTGGAAAGAACATTCCCATTAATCTTGTTCCTGCTATAGTTTTTGAGGTTGTTCTTCTTGGTGGCGCAGAGTACTACAAGATTACCAATGGCTTGGTATGCAGTCTATTGTTAATGGAACACTTTTGGCTTTTTCTAAAGCATTTTTCTTATATCTAATTTCTTGGTTTGTAGGATTTTGAGGACAAACTTCATCCAGGAGGTCCATTTGATCCACTGGGACTAGCAGATGATCCTGATCAGGCTACACTTCTTAAGGTAAAGGAGATAAAGAATGGAAGACTTGCAATGTTTGCAATGCTCGGATTCTTTATACAAGCTCATGTAACTGGAGAAGGACCTGTGGAGAACCTCTTAGCTCATTAGAGTGATCCTTGGCAATCACTTGCTAACTGTCATTGGAAGAGCCGCTGAACAAGTCCCAACTCTCTGAGTTATTTTTTCTAGATTTTACTCTGAAACTTCTTAAATGTTATGTAAAATTCATCATGGTATTTAAAGGCAATTAACCATCCAATTTTAATAGTGATTGCTTTATTATATCACAAATGCAATGCTGATCTAtgttgtaattataaattatataaaataaaatctAGCTACACGAGATAATAAATGTACATTAATGTTGTGTTTGGTTAGGGTGAATGGAATGGAATGGAATAAATTTAACGAGAAACAACAGAGGTCGGTGGGATGATTTGAGAAAACAATAAGGGAGTGCAAATTTGTTATGGTAGAAGTTGTGAAGAGTCGAGGACCTGATTCAACAAATCCTTGTTAGGCTCAGAGACCGGAATTGGAACAGCAGTTTCTGATAACTCTGGTGAGCGGGGCGGCTCCTTTCGGcgccgttcctggaccttctgaGTGTGTTTGTGGTGTAGCTGTTATTGGgagcctgcaaaacaacaccagAGGGGGGTTTTGTCCCCGCGGCGCCTCCGATGTAAGAATAAGAAGCTggttggggaagatgaagatagagagggctaaggtggttgtgtgtgtattGGCTGTATGTAAGAGAGTGTGTAATGAAAGTGTttttctaacccctaaaccctttaTCTTTGGAGGTATATATAGCctaaaggtagggtttaggggttgttaCCTCTAGATCAGGGCCGTTGGTTCTTGGGGGAGGAGCACGCCTGGCTTGAGTGGATTGCCTACATGTttccaggggaggaccaccttcaGGGTGTCCTAACGGCCTTTTGACACGCGACGTGTTTGTCTAATAtattggttgttgatagctgtcattaTCACGTGCCTACATACCCATCCTTGGCGGCTTGCGGAATGTGTGTATGCTTCTGGGACCCCCCTTAAGGTGATCCTGGTTTAGGGTTGGATCTAggtaggcaggtgatccaggtcatgggctgGACCCTAGTTAGGAGGAGATCCAGGTCATGGGCTGGATCCTAGTTAGGGGACGATCCAAGTCCTAGGTTGGCCCTGAGCCTGGGTCTCTCCACTTGATTGCGTCGGGTGAGGGGGGTCTTGATCCGTCAATTGAGCTTGATACCCCTTAGATCCAGGTTGGGCCCTAGCCAGGttgcttataccctatcatttaccccccactcccttatgcagattttctggatgagggagtagagtagTATCACATAGCTGTTGCTTTTGGAGAAAAAATTTGTTCCTCTGTTGCCCCCTAATCTGGGTCTGGTGTTGATGGGATagatccggattaaggtagatgGACTTTtgttgccttagaaaaaattctgatatttgttgcccctaatccggatctggtgtagtagatgccaatccggattaaggtaggaGACTTTGGCTACTTTAGAAAAAAATTCTGCACTCGGTTGCCCCCCAATACGGATCTGGTATAGTAGATGTcgatccggattaaggtagaagaatTTTGCTGATTTAGAAAAAATCTTCtccctggttgccccccaatccggatctggtgtcTTAGATGCCAATCCAGATTAAGGTAGATGATTTTAGCTGCTTTAGAAAAAAAACCTGCTCCCTGGTtacccccaatccggatctggtgtgtTAGATGCCAATACAGATTAAGGTAGGTGAAAACTTCTGAATTATAGAAAATTCTGCTATTTTGATGTCTCCAAGATCCGGTTCTTTCATACCCGGGTAGGTATAGATGATCCGGGTAGGAGGCTTCAGATTCTGCATAAATTTTGGAATATGTAACATTTTTCAGCTTCCCCCCCCAAGTTTTTGAATTTTTGGCAGTTATTCCCTAAAAAACCACCCCATAATGATTATGGGGTGTAAATGCATTTTTTTGTATATACATAaatgtgtatatatgtgtgtatatatatatatatttttctttctcttttatAACCACTCCCCAGACCAATCACcccctgccacgtggcaggggcTCTTTAATTCACCTCTCCTATAAAAGGTTGCACCCCCTTTTTTTTTATTCTCACAAAAACTGAACAGTCAATCGTTTTCTCTCCTTTCTTCTCAAAGCTTTTCGAAGGGCTGCATTTCTGTCGGATTTCTCCGCTGCTGGTTCGTCGTTGTTCCGCTCATCTGTGATTTATAAGTTTCTCCGCGTTTTCCATTCTTGATTTACCGTATTTTTTCTTCGAGTTATTTCGGTTTTCGCCGAATTTTGCATGCTTCGATTCTCTGTCAGTTGATGGTACAAAATAGTGCTTTTGGTATGTTTTGTGTTGGGTATAAATGTTTGGTTGCTACTTTTGTTTAGATCTGCGTATTTCTGTTTGTTTTTGCGATGCTTTTTGCACGAAAGATGGGTTTTTTTTGGCTCGATTTTTCTGAGTTTTTTGGTGTTGTTCTTGATGTtcatggttttgaatatatgtatgtatacttAAAAAGTTCATATTTTTGGTTTTTATTCTTTGGAAACCGACTATAAACCCAATCCGGGTTGGGGGACATAGCCACAGCCCGGGTTAAAATCATTCATGCACAACATTTTTTAAGTGCCAGCAACCACTCCGGTTAGAATCCAACCAAGGATCCGGATCAAGCAACAAAGCGAACTGACCCGGGTTGGCCATCTAACCCTGATCAAAAGGTTAAACAAGTGTGATATCTTCTAAACAAGTGAATTAACAAAGCATAAGTTGAATTAAAATCAAGATCCGGATTGCTACCAATCCGGATAGGTCCAATTATTATAAATAGTTCGAATCAAAGTACGAGAATTAGAAATCCTAAAAAATGGAAATTACAAGAGCAAGGCCTGAAAAGCTTAACAAAGCTGCAGCAAATCTAAAGGAAACTGGGGCTGGGGCCATCATAAGGTTCCGGTTCACCCTGACCCTGCTCGACAGCTGGCTTCACTGCAAGGAACTCCCGGATGAAGCTATCCCAGTTTGTCGGGGATCACATTTAATGTGCCTCTCTGCAACAAGCCAGGCTCTGCGGACCTCAGGAACCCCAGCCTGGGCCACCTCAAAGTCGTAAACGTCGCTAGCCTTGAACTCGGCGATGATAGCTTCCTTGTTCAGATCCTCCTTTGCAGCAAGTTCGGCTTTAAGCTTCTCCGCCTCTTTGGAAAGACCATCAGCCCGGTCCTGCTCTCCcttcagcttctcattcaaccCGGATTCGACAGTCCGGAAGCCCTCCCGGGCCTCTTCCAGCTCATCCTTCAGGTTATCAGCCCGTAACTTCTCAGCCCTAGTTCGGTTGTTGGCCTCCCGGATCTCTGTAAAAGCAACATCCGAGCATATGGATATGGCGCTCCCGAGCTGGAAAAGGACAAGACGGAAACTAAGTAC from Apium graveolens cultivar Ventura unplaced genomic scaffold, ASM990537v1 ctg265, whole genome shotgun sequence harbors:
- the LOC141700640 gene encoding chlorophyll a-b binding protein CP26, chloroplastic-like, coding for MGLRVYYFGKNIPINLVPAIVFEVVLLGGAEYYKITNGLDFEDKLHPGGPFDPLGLADDPDQATLLKVKEIKNGRLAMFAMLGFFIQAHVTGEGPVENLLAH